Proteins co-encoded in one Rhopalosiphum maidis isolate BTI-1 chromosome 2, ASM367621v3, whole genome shotgun sequence genomic window:
- the LOC113552685 gene encoding non-muscle caldesmon-like: MDSSCTKKAVTASGVSETPEPAVGGRCSPQVSSSPVSTKSVEVLRQASTASNGAGRVTAGGSAKQALSSGRKATEDTVGSTGAGSRSIPDGWKNLRGCLKAQDGDLKLLTAKARDLELWSVKVRSIEAKAAIEGVLLAVAAIGPVREAVAKAANAMTKAVNDGGQSRSGGAAAGMTGVCASTQTIAIGTNPVKRKQQQQQQQQQQKQQQQQQQQQQKQQQQQQQQQQQQRQRQQQQQQQQQPQQQQQQQQQQQQQQRKRRRRGPQGSEQPTWSQVVQRGKKKSPSRPKAQSSPATEKISLLRQRAPRTAAVTIDRPAEGGSLAAVMKRVSGSVSLASLGVKVVTTRRTKAGGILLEVEGEEKARILERRIREVVGEAARVRRPERKTPVLLLDVPEWVEVEDVVGGLGAAGVVVAAPDVDRISIRKNGGSRGDRVARVDLPFRDAIALAEAKVVVVGWTRCRVKLLEKKQTTCFRCQQKGHLAAECRNAAKPRACYRCGATSHLSRGCSEGRRGSGGPSSVVGGSVSGGTAVAVEEVPAEMQPVAEESSQQLAGRPAGRSASASSSSGLQP; this comes from the exons ATGGACAGTTCATGCACCAAGAAAGCGGTTACTGCTTCAGGGGTATCGGAGACCCCAGAGCCGGCGGTTGGGGGACGGTGCTCGCCCCAGGTGTCGTCATCACCCGTAAGCACCAAAAGTGTAGAAGTGCTGAGGCAGGCTTCTACCGCCAGCAACGGAGCTGGTAGAGTTACTGCCGGAGGGAGTGCGAAACAGGCTCTCTCCAGTGGCCGGAAAGCCACTGAAGATACTGTAGGATCAACTGGAGCTGGATCGAGGAGCATCCCCGACGGTTGGAAAAACCTTAGGGGCTGTTTGAAGGCGCAGGACGGAGACCTTAAACTCCTGACAGCCAAAGCAAGGGACCTCGAGCTGTGGTCTGTTAAAGTGAGGAGCATCGAAGCCAAGGCGGCTATAGAAGGGGTGCTTCTTGCTGTAGCAGCAATAGGTCCAGTCCGTGAAGCGGTAGCAAAGGCTGCCAACGCCATGACAAAGGCGGTCAACGATGGCGGTCAGTCCCGGAGTGGTGGTGCGGCAGCAGGCATGACGGGCGTATGTGCCTCTACGCAGACCATTGCGATTGGGACCAACCCGGTCAAAAGG aagcagcagcagcagcagcagcagcagcaacagaagcagcagcagcagcagcagcagcagcaacagaagcagcagcagcagcagcagcagcagcaacaacagcaGCGGCAgcggcagcagcagcagcagcagcagcagcagccgcagcagcaacagcagcagcagcagcagcagcagcagcagcagcggaAGCGGAGGCGAAGAGGTCCTCAGGGATCCGAGCAGCCCACATGGAGCCAGGTGGTCCAAAGGGGAAAGAAGAAATCCCCGTCCCGGCCCAAAGCCCAGTCTTCTCCGGCAACGGAGAAGATCTCATTGCTTCGCCAGAGAGCCCCTAGGACCGCAGCCGTCACCATTGACCGCCCGGCCGAGGGGGGTTCGCTGGCGGCAGTTATGAAAAGGGTGTCTGGTTCCGTGAGCTTGGCAAGTCTCGGGGTCAAAGTGGTGACTACGAGGCGCACCAAAGCCGGCGGAATCCTCCTCGAAGTGGAAGGCGAGGAAAAAGCCAGAATCCTGGAGAGGAGGATCCGAGAGGTGGTAGGAGAGGCCGCCAGAGTAAGAAGGCCCGAGCGGAAGACTCCCGTCCTCCTTCTGGATGTCCCTGAATGGGTAGAAGTGGAGGACGTGGTCGGAGGGCTCGGCGCGGCCGGAGTTGTCGTCGCGGCTCCTGACGTTGACCGAATTTCCATCAGGAAAAACGGTGGCAGCCGCGGCGACCGCGTCGCGAGGGTAGATTTACCTTTCCGCGACGCCATAGCTCTGGCCGAGGCAAAGGTGGTGGTGGTCGGCTGGACCCGTTGCAGGGTAAAGCTTCTTGAAAAGAAGCAAACCACCTGCTTCCGGTGCCAGCAAAAGGGCCACCTCGCCGCCGAGTGCCGCAACGCGGCAAAGCCTCGGGCCTGCTACAGGTGTGGAGCCACCAGCCACCTCTCGCGGGGCTGCTCGGAAGGCAGAAGAGGAAGCGGCGGCCCATCTTCGGTCGTTGGAGGAAGTGTTAGCGGTGGTACAGCAGTCGCGGTGGAGGAGGTGCCTGCCGAGATGCAGCCAGTGGCGGAGGAGTCGTCGCAGCAGTTGGCCGGGCGGCCGGCGGGCCGTTCCGCCTccgcgtcgtcgtcgtcggggCTGCAGCCGTGA